The Tepidibacter aestuarii genome contains a region encoding:
- a CDS encoding formate--tetrahydrofolate ligase, with amino-acid sequence MSFKSDIQIAQEAKPQDIREIAKKLNLTEEDIELYGKYKAKVDYNLLKRETGKKAKLILTTAINPTPAGEGKTTTTIGVADGLAKLDKNVLVALREPSLGPVFGVKGGAAGGGYAQVVPMEDINLHFTGDFHAIGAANNLLAAMIDNHIYQGNKLDIDPRRITWRRCVDMNDRQLRFVVDGLGGKANGMPREDGFDITVASEIMAAFCLANNISDLKERLSRIIIGYNRSGEPVTAGQINAHGAMASLLKDALKPNLVQTLEGTPAFVHGGPFANIAHGCNSVIATKMAMHFADYVITEAGFGADLGAEKFLDIKCRMADLKPDAVIIVATVRALKYNGGVAKNDLNEENLEALEKGLPNLLKHVENITKVYKLPAVVAINRFPLDTEAELNLVKQKCEELGVNVALSEVWAKGGEGGVEVAKEVLRLIEEEENDFTFAYESNMPIKDKIRAIAQKVYGADDVDFTPAATKEIENLEKIGFGEMPICMAKTQYSLTDDQTKLGRPTGFNITVRQVTVSAGAGFIVALTGQIMKMPGLPKVPAAERIDVDENGTISGLF; translated from the coding sequence ATGAGTTTTAAATCTGATATTCAAATAGCTCAAGAAGCTAAGCCTCAAGATATAAGGGAAATTGCTAAAAAGCTTAACCTAACGGAAGAAGACATTGAGTTATATGGAAAATATAAAGCTAAAGTGGATTATAACTTATTAAAGAGAGAAACTGGCAAAAAAGCTAAGTTAATATTAACTACAGCAATAAATCCAACACCAGCTGGAGAAGGAAAGACAACTACAACTATAGGTGTTGCAGATGGACTTGCTAAGCTTGATAAAAATGTTTTGGTTGCTCTAAGAGAACCATCACTTGGACCTGTATTTGGAGTTAAAGGGGGAGCAGCAGGTGGAGGATATGCACAAGTTGTTCCAATGGAAGATATAAACTTACACTTTACTGGAGATTTTCATGCTATAGGTGCTGCAAATAATTTACTTGCAGCTATGATAGATAACCATATATATCAAGGAAACAAACTTGATATTGATCCAAGAAGAATAACTTGGAGAAGATGCGTTGACATGAATGATAGACAGTTAAGATTTGTAGTTGATGGACTTGGAGGAAAAGCCAATGGAATGCCAAGAGAAGATGGATTTGATATAACTGTTGCATCTGAAATTATGGCAGCATTTTGTCTTGCTAATAATATATCGGATTTAAAAGAAAGATTATCTAGAATAATAATAGGTTACAACAGATCGGGAGAACCTGTTACTGCTGGACAAATAAACGCTCACGGTGCTATGGCATCTCTTTTAAAAGATGCACTAAAACCAAACCTTGTACAAACGCTTGAAGGAACACCAGCATTCGTTCACGGAGGACCATTTGCAAATATAGCACATGGTTGTAACTCTGTAATAGCTACTAAGATGGCTATGCATTTTGCAGATTATGTAATAACAGAAGCTGGATTTGGAGCTGACCTTGGAGCTGAAAAATTCTTAGATATTAAATGTAGAATGGCTGACTTAAAGCCTGATGCGGTTATAATAGTTGCTACTGTTAGAGCTCTTAAATACAATGGTGGAGTAGCTAAGAATGATCTAAATGAAGAAAACTTAGAAGCTTTAGAAAAAGGACTTCCAAATTTATTAAAGCATGTTGAGAATATTACTAAGGTATATAAATTACCTGCAGTAGTTGCTATAAATAGATTCCCACTTGATACAGAAGCTGAACTTAACTTAGTTAAACAAAAATGTGAAGAATTAGGCGTTAACGTTGCTTTATCAGAAGTATGGGCAAAAGGTGGAGAAGGTGGAGTTGAAGTAGCTAAAGAAGTTCTTAGATTAATAGAAGAAGAAGAGAATGACTTTACTTTTGCATACGAGTCTAATATGCCTATTAAAGATAAGATAAGAGCTATAGCTCAAAAGGTATACGGAGCTGATGATGTAGACTTTACTCCAGCTGCAACTAAAGAAATAGAAAACCTTGAAAAAATTGGATTTGGAGAAATGCCTATATGTATGGCTAAGACTCAGTACTCATTAACTGATGATCAAACTAAGCTTGGAAGACCTACTGGATTTAATATAACTGTAAGACAAGTAACAGTTTCAGCAGGAGCTGGATTTATAGTAGCATTAACTGGTCAGATAATGAAGATGCCAGGACTTCCAAAAGTTCCTGCAGCAGAGAGAATAGATGTAGATGAAAATGGAACAATATCAGGATTATTCTAA
- a CDS encoding cyclodeaminase/cyclohydrolase family protein: MKLIEKNSIEFVEVLASKAAVPGGGGAAALVGAIGMALGSMVCNLTIGKKKYAEYEEVVKEALEKATKIQEELLKMVDEDAENFLPLSKAYGIKANTEEEKREKDKVMEEALKTACSVPIEIVRTCYKAIKLHEDLVGKTSKLAISDIGVGVQCLRAALISGKLNVAININSIKDQEYVSKVKEETDRLVSEGTKIADEVYKKVEQELCK, encoded by the coding sequence ATGAAATTAATAGAGAAAAACTCTATCGAATTCGTTGAGGTTCTTGCTTCTAAAGCAGCTGTCCCTGGAGGTGGAGGGGCAGCAGCTTTGGTAGGAGCTATAGGAATGGCTCTTGGAAGCATGGTTTGCAACTTGACGATAGGAAAGAAAAAATATGCAGAATATGAAGAAGTAGTTAAAGAGGCATTAGAAAAAGCTACTAAAATTCAAGAAGAGTTGCTAAAAATGGTAGATGAAGATGCTGAAAACTTCCTACCTTTATCAAAAGCATATGGAATAAAAGCTAACACAGAAGAAGAAAAAAGAGAAAAAGATAAAGTAATGGAAGAAGCTTTAAAAACAGCATGTTCAGTTCCTATAGAAATAGTAAGAACTTGCTATAAAGCAATAAAGCTTCATGAAGATTTAGTTGGTAAAACATCTAAGCTTGCTATAAGTGATATCGGAGTAGGAGTACAGTGCTTAAGAGCTGCACTTATAAGTGGAAAGTTAAATGTTGCTATAAATATAAACTCTATAAAAGATCAAGAATATGTAAGCAAAGTTAAAGAAGAGACAGATAGATTAGTTTCTGAAGGAACTAAGATAGCTGATGAAGTTTATAAAAAAGTTGAACAAGAGCTTTGTAAATAA
- a CDS encoding bifunctional 5,10-methylenetetrahydrofolate dehydrogenase/5,10-methenyltetrahydrofolate cyclohydrolase, with protein MDSIIKGKPVADKISEELIKEVEGLKAKGINPKLTIVRVGARGDDLAYERGALKRCEKVGILTEVKELAEDITQEDYINELKKVNEDDSTHGILCFRPLPRHLNEEQIKYVISPEKDVDCFSPVNAAKVMEGDKSGYPPCTPTAVVEILKHYGVELSGKKVAVLGRSMVVGKPAAMLLLNENATVTICHSRTKDLEKVTSEADVLVAAVGRAKMVKESFVKEGAVVIDVGINVDEDGKLCGDVDTENVKNEASMITPVPAGVGSVTTSILAKHIVKACKMQNKA; from the coding sequence ATGGATAGTATTATAAAAGGAAAACCTGTTGCTGATAAAATATCAGAAGAATTAATAAAAGAAGTTGAAGGTTTAAAGGCTAAAGGAATAAATCCTAAACTTACAATAGTTAGAGTAGGCGCAAGAGGAGACGATTTAGCATATGAGAGAGGCGCACTTAAAAGATGTGAAAAAGTAGGAATATTAACAGAGGTTAAGGAACTTGCTGAGGATATAACTCAAGAAGATTACATAAATGAATTAAAAAAAGTAAATGAAGATGATTCAACTCATGGAATATTATGCTTTAGACCTCTTCCAAGGCATTTAAATGAAGAGCAAATAAAATATGTTATATCTCCTGAAAAAGACGTGGACTGCTTTAGCCCTGTAAATGCAGCAAAAGTTATGGAAGGAGATAAATCAGGATATCCACCATGTACACCTACTGCAGTAGTAGAAATATTAAAGCACTATGGGGTAGAACTTTCTGGTAAGAAGGTAGCTGTACTTGGAAGATCTATGGTTGTTGGAAAACCAGCTGCTATGCTTTTATTAAATGAAAATGCAACAGTTACTATATGTCATTCAAGAACTAAAGATTTAGAAAAAGTTACAAGTGAAGCTGATGTATTAGTAGCTGCTGTCGGAAGAGCTAAAATGGTTAAAGAAAGCTTTGTAAAAGAAGGAGCAGTAGTTATAGATGTTGGTATAAATGTTGATGAAGATGGAAAATTATGTGGAGATGTTGATACAGAGAATGTTAAAAATGAAGCATCTATGATAACACCAGTTCCTGCTGGGGTTGGATCTGTTACAACTTCTATACTTGCTAAACATATAGTTAAAGCTTGTAAAATGCAAAATAAAGCATAA
- a CDS encoding methylenetetrahydrofolate reductase C-terminal domain-containing protein: MIISEKKPLEEVLEYIKDAQKVIVTGCSLCASTCKVGGEEEIEEMKSILQENGKEVLGVKLLDPSCNLLKVKKDLKSLKQELKEADAIISLACGDGTQTIAKNVKIPVYPGNNTMFIGEIERVGQYAESCKACGECELGWTGGICPVTICAKGLLNGACGGAKDGKCEVNPENECAWIMIYEKLKELDQLDNLTAIKPAKDYKKCANPRHINLKKKEELAKA; the protein is encoded by the coding sequence ATGATAATTTCAGAAAAAAAACCTTTAGAGGAAGTTCTAGAATATATAAAGGACGCTCAAAAGGTAATTGTTACAGGATGTTCACTATGTGCATCAACTTGTAAGGTCGGTGGAGAAGAAGAAATAGAAGAAATGAAAAGTATATTACAAGAGAATGGTAAAGAAGTTTTAGGGGTGAAGCTTTTAGATCCATCATGTAATTTATTAAAAGTAAAAAAAGATTTAAAATCTTTAAAACAAGAATTAAAAGAAGCTGATGCTATAATTTCTTTAGCTTGTGGAGATGGAACTCAAACAATAGCTAAAAATGTTAAAATTCCAGTATATCCAGGAAATAACACTATGTTTATTGGAGAAATTGAAAGAGTTGGTCAATACGCTGAATCTTGCAAAGCTTGTGGAGAGTGTGAGCTTGGATGGACTGGAGGTATCTGTCCAGTCACTATATGTGCTAAGGGATTATTAAATGGAGCATGTGGTGGAGCTAAGGATGGAAAGTGTGAGGTTAATCCTGAAAATGAATGTGCATGGATTATGATATATGAAAAATTAAAAGAATTAGACCAACTTGATAACTTAACGGCTATAAAACCAGCTAAAGACTATAAAAAATGTGCAAATCCAAGACATATAAACTTAAAGAAAAAAGAAGAATTAGCGAAAGCTTAG
- a CDS encoding methylenetetrahydrofolate reductase — translation MSLLKKALESGEFGVTAEMAPPKGIDFKHLIECARMIKGRVQGVNVTDFQSAVMRTTSLATCKVLKDEGLEPVLQMTGRDRNRIAIQGELLSAGLFEIKNMLALTGDHTVVGDHPGAKPVYDLDSVGILQTAETLMDGVDMVGNELKGKPEFYLGACVTPRYAPLEVQILKMEKKIKAGAKFFQTQAVFDIETMREFREKTKHLDCKVLAGIIPLKNVGMARFMNANVPGIYVPEEVIERIKAAANSVEILDGATEKEVKKIKADARVQEGIKIAGEFIKELRAEGLCDGVHIMAIGAEENVPAILDAAGL, via the coding sequence ATGAGCTTATTAAAAAAAGCTTTAGAAAGTGGAGAATTCGGTGTTACAGCTGAAATGGCTCCTCCGAAAGGGATTGATTTTAAACACTTAATAGAGTGTGCAAGAATGATAAAGGGAAGAGTACAAGGCGTAAACGTAACAGATTTTCAATCAGCTGTTATGAGAACAACATCGCTTGCTACATGTAAGGTTTTAAAGGATGAGGGTCTTGAGCCTGTTCTTCAAATGACAGGAAGAGATAGAAATAGAATAGCTATACAGGGAGAATTATTATCTGCCGGTTTATTTGAAATTAAGAACATGTTAGCTTTAACAGGCGATCATACAGTAGTTGGAGATCATCCAGGAGCAAAGCCTGTTTATGATTTAGATTCAGTAGGAATACTTCAAACAGCTGAAACTCTAATGGATGGAGTTGATATGGTTGGAAATGAGTTAAAGGGTAAACCTGAATTTTACCTAGGTGCTTGTGTAACGCCGAGATATGCTCCTTTAGAAGTACAAATACTTAAAATGGAAAAGAAGATAAAGGCAGGGGCTAAATTCTTCCAAACTCAAGCAGTATTTGATATAGAAACTATGAGAGAATTTAGAGAAAAGACTAAGCATTTAGATTGCAAAGTATTAGCTGGAATAATACCACTAAAAAATGTTGGAATGGCTAGATTTATGAATGCCAATGTTCCTGGTATATACGTACCAGAAGAGGTTATAGAAAGAATAAAAGCTGCTGCTAATAGCGTAGAGATACTAGATGGAGCAACAGAGAAAGAAGTAAAGAAAATAAAAGCAGATGCTAGAGTTCAAGAGGGAATTAAAATTGCTGGAGAATTTATAAAAGAATTAAGAGCAGAAGGCTTATGTGATGGGGTACACATAATGGCAATCGGAGCTGAAGAAAATGTACCAGCAATACTAGATGCTGCTGGATTATAG
- the lpdA gene encoding dihydrolipoyl dehydrogenase, with protein MKIAVIGGGPGGYVAAIKASMMGADVTLIEKKRVGGTCLNVGCIPTKALLACSEMLMNVRESESYGINIDGDIDADFESMMDRKDKIVDQLVKGIEFLFDKKGVKLVNGFGKLISKNEIAVSKEDGSKEVIKADKIILATGSVPIVPPMFPYDGEKVITSDEALNLKELPESMLIVGGGVIGCEFGQFFRTLGTKVSIVEMADQVLPFEDKDVAKQLQRSFKKDKIKLLTGKKIQICNIKDDEVVANLDNGKSVEADIMLVSVGRKPYLENLGIEELGIKTERGKIVVDEKMQTNVDGIYAIGDIVDSPFLAHVASKEGMIAVENALGKDKNINYTAIPRCVYTEPEVAGVGLTEKQLEEKGIQYKIGKFEFRGLGKAQAIGKFQGFIKVLADNEDKIVGASVVGPHATDLLTELTLAVNLGLTVEQVGDVIHPHPTLSEGLMEALHDVHGECVHSVTKAKADA; from the coding sequence ATGAAAATAGCAGTAATAGGGGGAGGACCAGGAGGATACGTAGCGGCTATTAAGGCATCCATGATGGGTGCTGATGTTACACTAATAGAAAAGAAAAGAGTAGGTGGAACTTGCTTGAATGTTGGATGTATACCTACTAAGGCATTGCTAGCATGTTCAGAAATGTTAATGAATGTAAGAGAGTCTGAAAGCTACGGTATTAATATAGACGGAGATATAGATGCTGATTTCGAATCTATGATGGATAGAAAAGATAAAATCGTAGATCAGCTTGTAAAAGGGATAGAGTTTTTATTTGATAAAAAAGGTGTAAAGCTTGTAAATGGATTTGGAAAATTAATAAGCAAGAATGAGATAGCAGTTTCTAAAGAAGACGGATCAAAGGAAGTAATAAAAGCTGATAAAATAATACTTGCAACAGGATCTGTACCTATAGTACCTCCTATGTTCCCATATGATGGTGAAAAAGTTATAACTAGTGATGAGGCTTTGAACTTAAAGGAACTTCCAGAGTCTATGTTAATAGTTGGAGGAGGAGTAATTGGATGCGAATTTGGCCAATTCTTTAGAACTTTAGGAACTAAAGTTTCAATAGTTGAAATGGCGGATCAAGTTCTTCCTTTTGAAGATAAAGATGTTGCCAAACAGTTGCAAAGAAGCTTTAAAAAGGATAAAATTAAATTGTTAACAGGTAAAAAAATACAAATTTGTAACATTAAGGATGATGAAGTTGTAGCAAATCTTGATAATGGAAAATCTGTAGAAGCTGATATTATGCTAGTTTCTGTTGGTAGAAAACCTTACCTTGAAAATTTAGGAATAGAAGAACTTGGAATAAAAACAGAAAGAGGAAAAATAGTAGTAGATGAAAAGATGCAAACAAATGTAGATGGAATATATGCAATAGGAGATATAGTGGACAGCCCGTTCCTTGCACATGTAGCTTCAAAAGAAGGTATGATAGCAGTTGAGAATGCTCTTGGAAAAGATAAAAATATAAATTATACAGCTATTCCGAGATGTGTATATACAGAACCTGAGGTTGCAGGAGTTGGACTTACTGAAAAGCAATTAGAGGAAAAAGGTATACAGTATAAGATAGGTAAATTCGAGTTTAGAGGACTTGGAAAAGCTCAAGCAATAGGAAAATTCCAAGGGTTTATAAAGGTATTAGCAGATAATGAAGATAAGATAGTGGGAGCTTCTGTAGTGGGTCCTCATGCTACCGATTTGCTAACAGAGCTTACTTTAGCTGTTAACTTGGGCCTTACTGTAGAACAAGTTGGAGATGTTATTCATCCTCATCCAACCTTATCGGAGGGATTAATGGAAGCTTTACATGATGTACATGGAGAATGTGTACATTCAGTTACAAAAGCAAAAGCTGACGCTTAG
- a CDS encoding ATP-binding protein, which yields MGYTIAVAGKGGTGKTSLTGLLIDNLVKQGENPILVVDADANANINEVLGVDVECTIGEIREEVNQREISGNGFPGGMTKAQYLKYKLNTSVTEGDGYDLLVMGRSEGQGCYCYVNGVLREQTDSLSDSYKYLVIDNEAGMEHLSRKTTKHIDTLFLVSDCSRRSIQAVGRIKELVKELDLKVSNIHLIVNKAIGGQLHEGVKEEIAIQNLNLIGVVPMDEMIYEYDSSGIPLVKLPEDNKSKLAIKEILSKIEI from the coding sequence ATGGGATATACAATAGCTGTAGCAGGAAAAGGTGGAACTGGAAAAACTAGCTTGACAGGGCTTTTAATAGACAATTTAGTCAAACAAGGAGAAAATCCAATACTTGTTGTCGACGCAGATGCAAATGCAAACATAAACGAAGTATTAGGTGTAGATGTAGAATGCACTATAGGAGAAATAAGAGAAGAAGTAAATCAAAGAGAAATCTCTGGAAATGGATTTCCTGGAGGTATGACTAAAGCTCAATATTTAAAGTATAAACTAAATACTTCTGTAACAGAAGGAGATGGATACGATCTTTTGGTTATGGGAAGATCAGAAGGTCAAGGTTGTTACTGTTATGTAAATGGAGTTTTAAGAGAGCAAACAGACTCACTATCTGATAGCTATAAGTACTTAGTTATAGATAATGAAGCTGGAATGGAGCATTTAAGTAGAAAAACTACTAAACATATAGATACTTTATTCCTTGTAAGTGATTGTTCAAGAAGAAGTATTCAAGCTGTTGGAAGAATTAAAGAACTTGTAAAAGAGCTTGATTTGAAAGTCAGTAATATACATCTAATAGTTAATAAAGCAATAGGTGGACAATTGCATGAAGGGGTAAAAGAAGAAATTGCAATTCAAAATTTAAATTTAATAGGTGTAGTTCCAATGGATGAAATGATATATGAATATGATTCAAGTGGAATACCACTAGTTAAGTTACCAGAAGATAACAAGTCTAAATTAGCTATTAAAGAAATATTATCAAAAATAGAAATTTAA
- the acsD gene encoding acetyl-CoA decarbonylase/synthase complex subunit delta, translating to MAFKMSVQKYAGKISEVEIGTGEKALKLGGENAMPFYSFDGDCGNIAKMGVEILDVFPENWIEPLKDLYKDVAENPVEWAKFVEKEMEPDFICLKFEGADPNGLDRSAEECAQIAKDVVESIEIPLVISGCNNFEKDAKVFEKVAASVDGKNCLFLAAVEENYKAVGAAAGLAYPHKVGAESSVDINLAKQLNVLLNQLGVKEENIVMNIGCSAVGYGYEYVATTMDRIRLAAFGQNDKTLQMPIIAPVSSETWSVKESVADVEDAPEWGCKEERGITMEISTASSMLVGGANAVILRHPKSLETMKKFVCELA from the coding sequence GTGGCATTTAAGATGTCTGTTCAAAAATATGCAGGAAAAATTTCGGAAGTTGAAATTGGAACTGGAGAAAAAGCTTTAAAATTAGGTGGAGAAAATGCAATGCCATTTTACAGTTTTGATGGAGATTGTGGAAATATAGCTAAAATGGGAGTAGAAATATTAGATGTATTCCCAGAGAATTGGATAGAGCCATTAAAAGATTTATACAAGGATGTAGCTGAAAATCCAGTTGAGTGGGCTAAGTTTGTAGAAAAAGAAATGGAACCTGATTTTATATGCTTGAAGTTTGAAGGAGCTGATCCTAACGGATTAGATAGATCTGCTGAAGAGTGTGCACAAATTGCAAAGGATGTAGTAGAAAGTATTGAGATACCTTTAGTTATTTCAGGGTGTAATAACTTTGAAAAAGATGCTAAGGTATTTGAAAAGGTAGCAGCATCTGTTGATGGGAAAAATTGTTTATTCTTAGCAGCAGTTGAAGAAAACTATAAGGCAGTAGGAGCAGCAGCTGGTCTTGCCTATCCTCATAAGGTAGGAGCTGAGTCTTCTGTTGATATAAACTTAGCGAAACAATTAAATGTACTATTGAATCAACTTGGAGTTAAAGAAGAAAACATAGTTATGAATATAGGTTGTTCAGCAGTAGGATATGGATATGAGTATGTTGCTACAACTATGGATAGAATCAGACTTGCAGCATTTGGTCAAAATGATAAAACACTTCAAATGCCTATAATAGCACCTGTTTCTTCTGAAACTTGGTCAGTTAAAGAATCTGTTGCTGATGTTGAAGATGCTCCAGAGTGGGGATGCAAAGAAGAAAGAGGAATAACTATGGAAATATCAACTGCATCTAGTATGCTAGTAGGGGGAGCAAATGCAGTGATACTTCGTCATCCGAAATCTTTAGAAACTATGAAGAAATTTGTATGTGAATTAGCATAA
- the acsC gene encoding acetyl-CoA decarbonylase/synthase complex subunit gamma yields the protein MALKGLDIFKLSPKKNCKDCGFPTCMAFSMKVAAGATEISKCPHMSDEALAKLSDATAPPMKTLTIGKGENEYKLGGETVLFRHEKTLVNRNRFAVLLSDSMDDETVNNKIENIKKVDYIRIGEQMKVEIAALKYTGNKENYIKLINKVKDSEIKVAYMLICEDVDVLKEALEIVKGENPIVYGANKENYKEMVELVKNDKLALGVRGENLEELYSLVEDIHKLGYKELILDPTSKNMKEAFTNAVQIRRIALKEGDRSFGYPSVVFANEIAKGDKNMEVAISSLFTVKYGSIIVLDDIDYARALPLFALRQNIYTDPQRPMRVEPKIYPINNPDENSPVLVTVDFALTYFIIAGEIERSKVPMWLAIPDAGGYSVLTAWAAGKFGGSSISNFIKESGVAEQTKCRKLIIPGKVAVLKGDIEDNLPGWDVVIGTNEAMELPKFLRDFNEELRTAKA from the coding sequence ATGGCTTTAAAAGGATTAGATATATTTAAATTATCTCCAAAGAAAAACTGTAAGGATTGTGGATTTCCAACATGTATGGCGTTTTCTATGAAGGTTGCAGCAGGAGCAACTGAAATATCAAAATGTCCTCATATGAGTGATGAAGCTTTAGCTAAGCTTTCAGATGCTACTGCACCACCTATGAAAACTTTAACTATAGGTAAAGGTGAAAATGAGTATAAGCTAGGTGGAGAAACAGTACTTTTCAGACATGAAAAGACTTTAGTTAATAGAAATAGATTTGCAGTGTTATTATCTGACTCTATGGATGATGAAACTGTAAATAATAAGATAGAGAACATTAAAAAAGTTGACTACATAAGAATCGGTGAACAAATGAAGGTTGAAATAGCTGCCTTAAAATACACTGGTAATAAAGAAAACTACATTAAATTAATAAATAAAGTGAAAGACAGTGAAATAAAAGTAGCTTATATGTTAATTTGTGAAGATGTAGATGTATTGAAAGAAGCTCTTGAAATAGTTAAGGGAGAAAACCCTATAGTTTATGGAGCAAACAAAGAGAACTACAAAGAAATGGTAGAACTTGTTAAAAATGATAAACTAGCATTAGGTGTTAGAGGAGAAAATCTTGAAGAGTTATATAGTTTAGTAGAAGATATTCATAAACTAGGATACAAAGAGTTAATATTAGATCCTACTAGTAAGAATATGAAAGAAGCATTTACTAATGCAGTTCAAATAAGAAGAATTGCTTTAAAAGAGGGAGATAGATCATTTGGATATCCTTCAGTTGTATTCGCTAATGAGATTGCCAAAGGTGATAAGAATATGGAAGTTGCTATATCTTCTTTATTCACAGTTAAGTATGGATCTATAATAGTTCTTGATGATATAGATTATGCTAGAGCGCTTCCTTTGTTTGCTCTAAGACAAAATATATATACAGATCCTCAAAGACCTATGAGAGTTGAACCTAAGATTTATCCTATAAATAACCCAGATGAGAATTCTCCGGTTCTTGTAACTGTTGACTTTGCACTTACTTACTTCATAATAGCTGGAGAAATAGAAAGATCTAAGGTTCCAATGTGGCTTGCAATACCAGATGCAGGAGGATACTCTGTTTTAACAGCTTGGGCTGCTGGTAAATTCGGAGGAAGTAGTATTTCAAACTTTATTAAAGAAAGTGGAGTAGCAGAACAAACTAAATGTAGAAAGCTTATAATACCTGGAAAGGTAGCTGTTTTAAAGGGTGATATTGAAGATAATTTACCTGGATGGGATGTTGTTATAGGAACTAATGAAGCTATGGAACTTCCTAAATTCTTAAGAGATTTTAATGAAGAATTAAGAACTGCTAAAGCTTAA
- the acsE gene encoding carbon monoxide dehydrogenase/acetyl-CoA synthase methytransferase subunit, with the protein MGKFMIIGERIHCISPTIRKALEEKNPEPILKRAKEQIDAGAHYIDFNIGPAERNGEELMTWGVKLIQENFNNIPIALDTANKKAIEAGLKVYNRENGKPIINSADAGPRFDLIDLAAEYDAMVIGLCAKEGIPRDNDERMAYCTQILERAMELGMDPEDILFDPLCLVIKGMQEKQMEVLEAIRMMSEMGLKTTGGLSNVSNGAPKDIRPKLDTAFLAMAMANGFSSAIINPCDKELSEMIKSCDVIKENILYADSYLEL; encoded by the coding sequence ATGGGAAAATTTATGATAATAGGAGAGAGAATCCACTGTATTTCACCAACTATAAGAAAGGCGCTAGAAGAAAAAAATCCTGAGCCAATTTTAAAAAGAGCTAAAGAGCAAATAGACGCAGGAGCTCATTACATAGACTTTAATATAGGACCAGCAGAAAGAAATGGAGAAGAATTAATGACTTGGGGAGTTAAGTTAATTCAAGAAAACTTCAATAATATACCTATAGCTTTAGATACCGCTAATAAAAAAGCTATTGAAGCAGGTCTTAAGGTTTACAATAGAGAAAATGGAAAGCCTATCATAAATTCTGCTGATGCAGGACCAAGATTTGATCTTATAGATTTAGCTGCTGAGTATGATGCTATGGTAATTGGACTTTGTGCTAAAGAAGGTATTCCAAGAGATAATGATGAGCGTATGGCTTATTGTACTCAAATATTAGAAAGAGCTATGGAACTTGGAATGGATCCAGAAGATATATTATTTGATCCATTATGTCTTGTTATAAAAGGTATGCAAGAAAAGCAAATGGAAGTTTTAGAGGCAATAAGAATGATGAGCGAGATGGGACTTAAAACTACTGGAGGACTTTCTAATGTATCAAATGGTGCTCCAAAAGATATAAGACCAAAGCTAGATACAGCATTCTTAGCTATGGCAATGGCAAATGGATTTAGCTCAGCAATAATAAATCCATGTGATAAAGAACTTTCAGAAATGATAAAATCTTGTGATGTAATAAAAGAAAATATATTATACGCTGACTCTTATTTAGAATTATAG